In Enterobacter sp. 638, a single window of DNA contains:
- a CDS encoding phosphopantetheine-binding protein: MQALYLEIKNLIISTLNLDELTADDIDADAALFGDGLGLDSIDALELGLAVKNQYGVVLSAESEEMRQHFYSVATLASFIHAQRA; encoded by the coding sequence ATGCAAGCGCTTTATCTTGAAATTAAAAATCTTATTATCTCTACGCTAAATCTGGACGAACTGACCGCAGACGATATCGACGCGGATGCGGCGCTGTTTGGCGATGGTCTGGGCCTCGATTCTATCGATGCACTGGAACTGGGTCTGGCAGTCAAAAACCAATATGGCGTAGTGCTTTCTGCGGAAAGCGAGGAGATGCGTCAGCATTTTTATTCCGTCGCCACGCTGGCATCATTTATCCATGCCCAACGCGCCTGA
- a CDS encoding lysophospholipid acyltransferase family protein: MTSLISAINRAWRLVMTGLCFALFGAGGLLLSLVWFNLLLVVQRDRAKRRRLARRSISLSFRFFLTVTRMTGVLDYRIDNLDALRSERGCLVVANHPTLIDYVILASVMPETDCMVKSALLRNPFVSGVIRAADYLINSEAEPLLTACKQRLAQGDTILIFPEGTRTRVGEAITLQRGAANIAVRCGSDLRMVLIHCSEKMLDKQSRWYDIPPRKPFFTVDVRERLDIHDFYDATEQEPALAARQLNRHLQHRLTSGLQTLSGINDASALS; encoded by the coding sequence ATGACAAGTTTAATTTCCGCGATCAACCGCGCCTGGCGTCTGGTGATGACCGGATTGTGCTTTGCGCTTTTTGGCGCAGGCGGCCTGCTGCTGTCACTGGTCTGGTTCAACCTGCTGCTGGTGGTACAACGCGATCGTGCAAAACGCCGCCGTCTGGCGCGCCGCAGCATTTCACTCAGCTTCCGCTTCTTCTTAACCGTCACTCGCATGACGGGCGTGCTGGATTACCGCATCGATAATCTTGACGCGCTGCGTAGCGAACGCGGATGCCTGGTGGTGGCCAACCATCCCACGTTGATTGATTACGTTATTCTCGCTTCTGTAATGCCCGAAACCGACTGCATGGTGAAAAGCGCCCTGTTGCGTAATCCGTTCGTCAGCGGCGTGATCCGCGCGGCGGATTACCTGATCAACAGCGAGGCTGAACCACTATTAACTGCCTGCAAACAGCGGCTGGCGCAGGGCGATACGATTTTGATTTTCCCGGAAGGCACGCGCACGCGCGTTGGAGAAGCCATCACGCTTCAGCGCGGCGCGGCGAATATCGCTGTGCGTTGTGGCAGCGATCTGCGGATGGTACTGATCCACTGCTCCGAGAAAATGCTCGATAAGCAAAGCCGGTGGTATGACATACCGCCGCGCAAACCCTTTTTCACCGTGGATGTTCGTGAGCGACTCGATATTCACGATTTTTACGATGCAACAGAACAAGAACCGGCGCTGGCCGCAAGGCAGCTGAACCGGCATCTTCAGCATCGCTTAACATCAGGTCTTCAAACTTTGTCAGGAATTAATGATGCAAGCGCTTTATCTTGA